In Nicotiana tabacum cultivar K326 chromosome 19, ASM71507v2, whole genome shotgun sequence, one DNA window encodes the following:
- the LOC107825979 gene encoding nectarin-1-like: MAYMILFKVAITILSITFNRVSASDPDPLQDVCVADYNSSITVNGFSCKRNFTFTPEDFASMGIAQPGEPNIFGTRVAVANIYNMPGLNTQGVSMARIDFERDGLNPPHTHPRATEIIFVKEGTLVAGFITTDNVFVNKLITKGEVFVFPRGLIHFQFNVGRGNATIIVAFNSQNPGVQLIALSMFASRPQIPEEVVARAFQTSVEEVRAIRARLALPTAGLASGCQWDDRNMHSQYDKRDDRNMHSQYVKYDDRNMYS, encoded by the exons ATGGCTTACATGATCCTTTTCAAGGTAGCCATCACCATTTTAAGTATTACTTTTAACAGAGTTTCTGCGTCTGATCCAGATCCACTCCAGGATGTTTGTGTCGCTGATTATAACTCAT CTATAACGGTGAACGGATTTTCATGCAAAAGGAACTTTACATTCACTCCAGAAGATTTCGCATCAATGGGAATTGCACAACCAGGAGAACCTAATATTTTTGGCACTCGAGTAGCTGTAGCCAACATTTATAACATGCCTGGCCTTAACACACAGGGTGTATCAATGGCTCGAATAGACTTTGAACGTGATGGTTTAAACCCGCCGCATACTCACCCTCGAGCCACTGAAATTATATTCGTAAAAGAGGGTACATTAGTTGCTGGATTCATCACCACGGACAATGTTTTTGTTAACAAGTTGATCACAAAGGGAGAAGTCTTTGTTTTCCCAAGAGGGCTCATCCATTTCCAGTTTAATGTTGGCAGAGGTAACGCAACTATTATTGTGGCCTTTAACAGCCAAAATCCTGGTGTTCAGCTTATTGCACTTTCCATGTTTGCGAGTAGACCTCAAATTCCAGAAGAAGTTGTGGCCAGGGCATTTCAAACTAGTGTTGAGGAAGTTCGGGCGATAAGAGCAAGGCTTGCATTACCTACTGCAGGCTTAGCTTCAGGCTGCCAATGGGATGACCGCAATATGCACTCACAATATGATAAACGTGACGACCGTAATATGCACTCACAATATGTTAAATATGACGACCGTAACATGTACTCATGA